Proteins found in one Timaviella obliquedivisa GSE-PSE-MK23-08B genomic segment:
- the cofH gene encoding 7,8-didemethyl-8-hydroxy-5-deazariboflavin synthase subunit CofH, which produces MQTQTVEAILNRALANHDLSEAEGVLLLRQKEAGAIAAIRQTADQLRQQQSGETVTYVINRNINFTNICEQHCSFCAFRRDEGAEGAYWLDEAKILEKTIDAVARNATEICMQGGLHPGAKLNGGSLPYYLRIVRTIKESFPHLHLHAFSPQEVEFIARQDGLSFSEVIDAFQEAGVGSMPGTAAEVLDDAVRRVICPEKINTEVWLEVVRTAHCLGMPTTSTILSGHIETPEQQMRHLGLLRSLQQQSLERSDRGFSEFIVLPFVGQEAPKPLRSRVGRDQPILEDALLLMAVARIFLGNWISNHQPSWVKLGLAGATEALNWGCNDIGGTLMEEHITTMAGATGGTCMEVETLRSAIESIGRSPRQRDTLYGVIA; this is translated from the coding sequence GTGCAGACTCAAACGGTTGAGGCTATTTTGAACCGGGCTTTGGCAAATCATGATCTCTCAGAAGCAGAGGGCGTACTGCTGTTGCGGCAAAAAGAGGCAGGGGCGATCGCGGCAATTCGCCAAACCGCTGACCAACTGCGCCAGCAACAATCGGGTGAAACGGTCACTTACGTGATCAACCGCAACATCAACTTCACCAACATTTGCGAACAGCACTGTAGCTTTTGCGCCTTCCGCCGCGACGAGGGGGCAGAAGGCGCCTACTGGCTAGATGAAGCCAAAATTTTAGAAAAAACTATCGATGCAGTTGCCCGCAACGCCACCGAAATCTGTATGCAGGGTGGTTTGCACCCAGGGGCAAAGCTAAATGGTGGTTCTCTCCCTTACTACTTGCGAATCGTCCGCACTATTAAAGAAAGTTTCCCTCATCTGCATCTTCACGCCTTCTCGCCCCAGGAAGTAGAATTTATTGCGCGGCAAGATGGACTGAGTTTTTCTGAGGTGATTGATGCGTTTCAAGAAGCTGGGGTTGGCTCAATGCCGGGAACTGCCGCCGAGGTTTTGGATGATGCGGTGCGGCGAGTCATTTGCCCTGAAAAAATCAACACAGAGGTTTGGTTAGAGGTCGTGAGAACTGCGCATTGCTTGGGTATGCCGACAACAAGCACTATCTTATCGGGTCATATTGAAACGCCTGAGCAGCAGATGCGGCATTTGGGGCTACTCCGATCGCTGCAACAACAGTCTTTAGAGCGTAGCGATCGCGGCTTTAGCGAATTTATTGTGTTGCCCTTCGTTGGGCAAGAAGCCCCCAAGCCTCTGCGTAGTCGGGTCGGACGCGATCAACCTATTCTAGAAGATGCCTTGCTGCTGATGGCAGTCGCTCGGATCTTCTTAGGGAATTGGATTAGCAATCATCAGCCGAGTTGGGTGAAGTTGGGCTTGGCAGGGGCAACAGAGGCGCTGAACTGGGGTTGTAACGATATTGGCGGGACGTTGATGGAGGAACATATCACTACCATGGCAGGCGCAACTGGCGGCACTTGCATGGAAGTGGAAACCTTGCGATCGGCGATCGAAAGCATTGGGCGATCGCCCCGCCAACGAGACACGCTCTATGGAGTGATTGCTTAG
- a CDS encoding putative 2-aminoethylphosphonate ABC transporter substrate-binding protein codes for MFRRNKWFNFSSKVLMAWVLTFVVAACVTQQPDASTSADPAAVTTGNSSSLVVYTALEDDQIKEYLSSFKTQHPDITVNTVRDSTGIVTAKLMAEKDNPQADVVWGLAATSLLVADQEGMLEPYAPKGLEQVQAQLRDPRNPPTWVGIDAWMSAFCVNTVEAKKKNLAIPTSWADLTKPEYKGQIVMSDPAASGTGFLSVSALLQMKGEEKGWQYLDALDQNVAEYVPSGSKPCKLAGTGEHPIGVSFDYRAAKAKADGEPIQAVFPKEGSGWDIESNALVKKAQIKPAAKTFLDWAISIDASKKYAENFAVTAVKTDVPIPAGYPADPLAQMTKKNDFNWAAKNRDRILAEWTKRYGSKTNKG; via the coding sequence ATGTTTAGAAGAAATAAGTGGTTCAATTTTAGCTCAAAAGTCTTGATGGCTTGGGTGCTTACCTTTGTCGTAGCTGCATGTGTGACTCAGCAACCCGATGCTTCAACTTCTGCTGATCCTGCGGCAGTAACAACAGGAAATTCCTCTTCTCTAGTTGTCTACACGGCTCTTGAGGATGATCAAATTAAGGAGTATCTTTCCTCGTTCAAAACCCAGCACCCAGATATTACGGTTAACACGGTTCGAGATTCTACGGGCATTGTGACCGCTAAACTCATGGCGGAAAAAGACAATCCTCAAGCGGACGTGGTTTGGGGATTAGCAGCCACAAGTTTACTGGTTGCCGATCAGGAAGGTATGTTGGAACCTTACGCGCCCAAAGGGCTGGAGCAAGTGCAGGCGCAATTGCGAGATCCTCGTAACCCGCCGACCTGGGTTGGCATTGATGCCTGGATGTCTGCTTTCTGCGTCAATACCGTAGAGGCGAAAAAGAAAAATTTAGCCATCCCCACATCCTGGGCAGATTTGACGAAGCCAGAGTACAAAGGGCAAATTGTCATGTCTGATCCGGCGGCATCGGGCACAGGTTTCCTGTCTGTTTCGGCGCTTCTGCAAATGAAAGGAGAGGAAAAGGGATGGCAGTATCTTGATGCGCTCGATCAGAACGTTGCAGAGTACGTCCCGTCTGGCTCCAAGCCTTGTAAGTTGGCAGGAACAGGTGAGCATCCCATTGGTGTTTCTTTTGATTATCGGGCGGCAAAGGCAAAAGCTGACGGCGAGCCAATTCAAGCGGTTTTTCCTAAGGAAGGATCGGGTTGGGATATTGAGTCCAATGCTTTAGTCAAAAAAGCGCAAATTAAGCCAGCGGCTAAGACATTTTTAGACTGGGCAATTTCGATTGACGCTAGCAAAAAGTATGCCGAAAATTTTGCTGTAACTGCTGTGAAAACGGATGTGCCAATTCCAGCCGGATATCCTGCTGACCCTCTTGCGCAGATGACTAAAAAGAACGACTTTAATTGGGCAGCAAAAAACCGCGATCGCATTCTTGCCGAGTGGACGAAGCGGTATGGTTCCAAAACAAACAAGGGCTAG
- a CDS encoding M67 family metallopeptidase: protein MVLQLSALQVQQLIAHATRTYPEECCGLLLGHLTPDRLFKQATKTKKVTKVWETVNAWNPEVGAELTAIIHHIGIGKRDRFWIDPQDLLTAQRYARDHQLNIVGVYHSHPDHPAVPSESDRRLAWSDYSYLILSVRSGVVSDYRCWTLDDQQQFRAEEVRTQQ from the coding sequence ATGGTTCTTCAACTATCCGCTCTACAGGTTCAACAGCTGATTGCCCACGCTACTCGCACCTACCCCGAAGAATGCTGCGGACTGCTGCTCGGGCATCTCACGCCCGATCGCCTCTTTAAACAAGCCACCAAAACTAAAAAAGTCACCAAAGTTTGGGAAACGGTTAATGCTTGGAACCCAGAAGTAGGCGCAGAGCTAACGGCGATCATTCATCACATTGGCATCGGCAAACGCGATCGCTTTTGGATTGATCCTCAAGATCTTCTCACTGCCCAGCGCTACGCCCGCGATCATCAACTTAATATTGTGGGGGTCTATCACTCTCACCCCGATCATCCGGCAGTGCCTTCCGAGAGCGATCGCCGCTTAGCCTGGTCAGATTATTCTTATCTAATTCTGTCTGTGCGATCGGGCGTTGTCTCAGACTATCGCTGCTGGACGCTAGATGATCAGCAGCAGTTTCGGGCAGAAGAGGTGAGGACGCAGCAGTAA
- the glmU gene encoding bifunctional UDP-N-acetylglucosamine diphosphorylase/glucosamine-1-phosphate N-acetyltransferase GlmU yields the protein MVAVAILAAGRGTRMKSRLPKVLHELGGRSLLGHVLKCAATLQPERLLVIVGYGSDQVRAALAQQDLTFVEQTEQLGTGHAVQQIIPHLQDFEGDVLVLNGDVPLLRPQTLESLLKTHQEHGNAATILTAQMAEPKGYGRVFCEEGDRATPLVTRIIEDRDCTPEQRQNRRINTGIYCFRWLDLARALPQLQTDNDQQEYYLTDVVKFMSPVMAVDVADEQEILGINDRLQLATAAEILQTRIKSGWMAAGVTLIDPQSITIDDTVQIEPDVIIEPQTHLRGQTVIATGSRIGPGSLVENSEIGENVTVRYSVITDSAVQAKTKIGPYAHLRGHVAVGQGCRVGNFVELKNSTLGDRTNVAHLSYLGDTTAGTQVNVGAGTITANYDGVKKHKTVIGDRTKTGSNSVLVAPITIGSDVNIAAGSTLTEDVPDQCLVIARARQVLKPGWRLSTATDSEQPPTHESREKEAEPQLEPRSDL from the coding sequence ATGGTAGCAGTAGCAATTTTGGCGGCGGGAAGGGGCACTCGCATGAAGTCTCGGCTGCCCAAGGTTTTGCATGAGTTGGGGGGGCGATCGCTCTTGGGGCACGTTTTGAAGTGTGCCGCGACGCTTCAGCCTGAAAGGCTGCTTGTGATCGTGGGTTACGGCAGCGATCAAGTACGAGCCGCATTAGCTCAGCAGGACTTAACGTTTGTAGAACAGACCGAGCAATTGGGGACGGGGCACGCAGTTCAGCAAATTATTCCGCACCTGCAAGACTTTGAAGGCGATGTGCTGGTGCTGAATGGCGATGTGCCGCTGCTCCGTCCTCAAACCCTGGAGTCACTGCTAAAAACCCACCAAGAACACGGCAATGCCGCCACTATTTTGACAGCGCAAATGGCAGAACCCAAAGGCTATGGGCGGGTGTTTTGCGAAGAGGGCGATCGGGCGACCCCGCTTGTAACCCGAATTATCGAAGATCGAGATTGCACACCAGAGCAGCGGCAAAATCGGCGGATTAATACCGGGATTTATTGCTTCCGCTGGCTGGATTTGGCTCGGGCACTGCCCCAGCTTCAGACTGACAACGATCAGCAGGAATATTATTTAACCGATGTAGTCAAGTTTATGTCGCCTGTTATGGCGGTTGATGTTGCTGATGAGCAGGAAATTTTGGGTATCAACGATCGCCTGCAACTTGCCACTGCCGCCGAAATTTTGCAAACTCGTATCAAGTCTGGCTGGATGGCGGCTGGAGTAACATTGATTGATCCCCAAAGTATCACCATTGACGATACGGTTCAGATTGAGCCAGATGTAATTATTGAACCCCAAACTCACCTGCGAGGACAGACGGTGATTGCAACAGGCAGCCGAATTGGGCCTGGTAGCCTGGTGGAGAATAGCGAGATTGGGGAGAATGTGACTGTTCGATACTCTGTGATTACAGATAGTGCGGTTCAAGCCAAAACCAAAATTGGCCCCTACGCTCATTTGAGAGGACACGTCGCAGTGGGGCAAGGCTGCCGGGTGGGGAACTTTGTAGAACTAAAGAATTCTACCCTGGGCGATCGCACCAATGTGGCGCACCTGTCGTATTTGGGTGACACGACTGCTGGCACCCAGGTCAATGTGGGTGCAGGAACCATTACCGCGAATTATGATGGCGTGAAGAAGCACAAGACTGTCATTGGCGATCGCACTAAAACTGGCTCAAACAGCGTCTTGGTCGCACCCATCACTATCGGCTCAGATGTCAATATTGCTGCTGGGTCAACCTTGACCGAGGATGTACCTGATCAGTGCTTAGTCATTGCTCGTGCCCGTCAAGTTCTGAAACCCGGATGGCGGTTGTCCACGGCTACGGATTCTGAGCAACCGCCAACTCATGAGTCTAGGGAGAAGGAGGCTGAACCTCAACTTGAGCCTCGATCGGATCTTTGA
- a CDS encoding penicillin-binding protein 2 — protein sequence MALSFPPSGARRRRPDQRRSPIRRPAHTLDAISKSRLVIVWSVLMFGMALLTVNLLRIQIFEASMLQERAKGQQMISMSAALPRRPIIDRTNNVLAIDRPVYTLFVHPVMFKKEKEAIAAALSPLVNKPAVDLLQQFGTAETGIRIADLLTENAASSINRLQLDGMDLIEEQQRLYPQQNLFANVVGYVNQDRQGQAGIELSSEKLLQRPTGAMQLNRSGDGSIIPINLPEDFLKKDEQRLKLTVDSQLQRASQSILKQQLEAYSAKRGAVLVMDVQDGSLITMASEPSYDANKYYEASPESRKDWILSDLYEPGSTFKPINVAIALEAGAAQPTDTFYDEGAIKVGGWTIQNNDFESQGGRGNLTIADILKYSSNVGMVHLMNKLQAGLYYGWLERLGLDQETGIDLPAESAGQSKGYEQFTESPIEPATTAFGQGLSLTPLKLLQLHSTIANGGKLIVPHVVQGLYSPDGEMQWEPTRPQPRQIFSPQTTRAVLKMMEEVVTDGTGEAAQIPGYRVAGKTGTSQKAAANGGYIDGARITSFVGIFPAEKPRYAVLAVFDEPRGENAFGGTVAAPVVKAVIERLILLQQIPPTVPVKDPIEAQVEVQPPSP from the coding sequence ATGGCTCTTTCTTTTCCTCCTTCAGGTGCGCGGCGGCGGCGACCCGATCAACGTCGATCGCCTATTCGACGACCTGCCCATACTCTTGACGCTATCTCTAAATCGCGCCTAGTGATCGTTTGGAGCGTGCTGATGTTTGGCATGGCGCTGCTGACTGTGAACCTGCTGCGCATTCAGATTTTCGAGGCATCCATGCTTCAGGAGCGGGCAAAGGGGCAGCAAATGATCTCGATGAGCGCTGCGCTACCGCGTCGTCCTATTATCGATCGCACTAATAATGTGCTGGCGATCGATCGCCCCGTTTATACGCTGTTTGTTCATCCCGTCATGTTTAAAAAAGAGAAAGAAGCGATCGCGGCGGCTCTTTCTCCTCTGGTTAACAAGCCTGCTGTGGATTTGCTGCAACAGTTTGGCACTGCTGAAACAGGCATTCGGATTGCCGATTTGCTCACCGAAAATGCCGCTAGCAGCATCAACCGTTTGCAGCTAGATGGCATGGATTTAATTGAAGAACAGCAGCGGCTTTACCCTCAACAAAATTTATTCGCGAATGTGGTCGGTTATGTTAACCAAGACCGCCAAGGACAGGCTGGGATAGAATTATCGTCGGAAAAACTATTGCAGCGTCCAACGGGCGCAATGCAGTTGAATCGTTCGGGCGACGGCTCGATTATTCCGATTAACTTACCAGAAGATTTTCTCAAAAAAGATGAACAGCGGCTCAAATTGACTGTAGACAGCCAGTTACAAAGAGCTTCTCAGTCTATTTTGAAGCAGCAGCTTGAGGCATATAGCGCCAAACGGGGTGCAGTGCTGGTGATGGATGTGCAGGACGGATCGTTGATTACGATGGCTTCAGAGCCGTCCTATGATGCCAACAAGTATTACGAGGCTTCACCAGAGAGCCGTAAAGATTGGATCTTGAGCGATTTGTATGAGCCAGGTTCGACCTTTAAGCCCATCAATGTGGCGATCGCTCTGGAGGCAGGTGCGGCTCAGCCTACGGATACCTTCTACGACGAGGGCGCGATTAAAGTGGGCGGCTGGACGATTCAAAACAATGACTTTGAATCTCAGGGCGGACGGGGCAATCTGACCATCGCTGATATCCTTAAATACTCCAGCAACGTCGGCATGGTGCATTTGATGAATAAGCTGCAAGCAGGGCTTTACTACGGCTGGCTAGAACGACTGGGGCTAGACCAAGAAACTGGCATTGACCTCCCTGCGGAATCGGCGGGGCAAAGCAAAGGCTATGAGCAATTTACCGAGTCACCTATTGAACCTGCAACAACTGCCTTTGGGCAAGGGCTTTCGCTAACCCCGTTGAAGTTACTCCAACTGCACAGCACGATCGCCAATGGCGGCAAGCTGATTGTTCCTCATGTGGTGCAAGGGCTTTATAGTCCAGACGGCGAGATGCAATGGGAGCCAACTCGTCCTCAGCCTCGCCAAATCTTTTCACCCCAAACCACCAGAGCGGTGCTGAAGATGATGGAAGAAGTTGTAACCGATGGCACAGGGGAAGCAGCGCAAATTCCGGGCTATCGGGTTGCGGGTAAAACAGGAACATCGCAGAAGGCGGCTGCCAACGGTGGATATATTGATGGGGCTAGGATTACCAGCTTTGTCGGTATCTTTCCAGCCGAAAAGCCCCGGTACGCGGTTCTGGCAGTGTTTGATGAGCCGCGAGGAGAGAATGCTTTTGGGGGAACAGTAGCCGCTCCGGTTGTGAAAGCGGTAATCGAGCGGCTGATTTTGTTGCAACAAATTCCACCTACTGTGCCAGTCAAAGATCCGATCGAGGCTCAAGTTGAGGTTCAGCCTCCTTCTCCCTAG